In Electrophorus electricus isolate fEleEle1 chromosome 1, fEleEle1.pri, whole genome shotgun sequence, a single window of DNA contains:
- the ift27 gene encoding intraflagellar transport protein 27 homolog translates to MVKLRARCILVGAAAVGKSALSQMFRSDGAHFQKNYDMTAGVELLMKSVNIPGTSDTVELYIFDSAGRETFVEACKKMWGQPSLVCVVFDISSQASFSSCSHWLERVRAQANGLQLPGVIVGNKSDLSVRREVDSTEAEEWARSQGLEYHETSVKEMVNCDAPFLSLAQAFYTMYQDRRQLVQALS, encoded by the exons ATGGTGAAGTTACGAGCCAGATGTATTCTTGTAG gaGCTGCAGCAGTAGGGAAGAGTGCTCTGTCTCAGATGTTCCGCAGTGACGGCGCCCACTTTCAGAAGAACTATGATATG ACTGCTGGTGTGGAGCTGCTGATGAAGTCAGTGAACATTCCAGGGACCAGCGACACTGTG GAGCTGTACATTTTTGACTCCGCAGGACGAGAGACCTTTGTGGAGGCCTGCAAGAAAATG TGGGGACAGCCgtcgctggtgtgtgtggtcttcgACATCAGCAGCCAGGCCTCCTTCAGTAGCTGCAGTCACTGGCTAGAGAGAGTCAGAGCCCAGGCTAATGGACTGCAGCTAccgg gagtgATCGTGGGGAACAAGTCAGACCTGTCAGTGAGGAGGGAGGTGGATTCGACTGAGGCAGAGGAGTGGGCCCGGAGCCAGGGTCTGGAGTACCACGAGACGTCCGTT aaggAGATGGTGAACTGTGATGCTCCCTTCCTGAGTTTAGCACAAGCCTTCTACACCATGTACCAGGACCGCAGGCAGCTGGTCCAGGCCCTCAGTTAA